In one window of Aegilops tauschii subsp. strangulata cultivar AL8/78 unplaced genomic scaffold, Aet v6.0 ptg000364l_subseq_5206:116015_obj, whole genome shotgun sequence DNA:
- the LOC141029374 gene encoding uncharacterized protein isoform X1, with the protein MDPVCRLPIFIDGVVPAGSDLNDGSEAGSGGPVGVRESSVAAYFNGGDPARNDANSLVSQASLRSNHIRDHPAESSACLVGELAWLRAPCASRMGALEKMIRGFAERDGEEVIKLELGNTFNSLTKAYHCYNLYSWEHRLILTPSQNVRSFFIIFVI; encoded by the exons ATGGATCCGGTGTGCAG GTTGCCAATCTTCATCGATGGGGTTGTCCCCGCTGGCTCGGATCTGAACGACGGGAGCGAGGCCGGTAGTGGCGGTCCAGTAGGCGTGCGGGAGTCGTCTGTGGCTGCGTACTTCAATGGCGGCGACCCCGCCCGGAACGATGCGAACAGTCTAGTCAGTCAGGCGAGTCTGCGATCAAACCATATCCGCGACCACCCGGCTGAATCTTCAGCGTGTTTGGTTGGAG AGTTAGCGTGGTTGCGAGCGCCATGCGCTAGCAGAATGGGTGCTCTGGAGAAAATGATAAGAGGATTTGCAGAGAGGGATGGCGAAGAAGTGATCAAGCTGGAGCTGGGCAACACCTTCAACTCACTGACAAAGGCATACCACTGCTACAATTTGTATTCCTGGGAGCACAGATTGATACTCACTCCGTCCCAAAATGTAAGATCATTTTTTATCATTTTTGTCATATGA
- the LOC141029374 gene encoding uncharacterized protein isoform X2, with the protein MDPVCRLPIFIDGVVPAGSDLNDGSEAGSGGPVGVRESSVAAYFNGGDPARNDANSLVSQASLRSNHIRDHPAESSACLVGELAWLRAPCASRMGALEKMIRGFAERDGEEVIKLELGNTFNSLTKAYHCYNLYSWEHRLILTPSQNIWKEPAQS; encoded by the exons ATGGATCCGGTGTGCAG GTTGCCAATCTTCATCGATGGGGTTGTCCCCGCTGGCTCGGATCTGAACGACGGGAGCGAGGCCGGTAGTGGCGGTCCAGTAGGCGTGCGGGAGTCGTCTGTGGCTGCGTACTTCAATGGCGGCGACCCCGCCCGGAACGATGCGAACAGTCTAGTCAGTCAGGCGAGTCTGCGATCAAACCATATCCGCGACCACCCGGCTGAATCTTCAGCGTGTTTGGTTGGAG AGTTAGCGTGGTTGCGAGCGCCATGCGCTAGCAGAATGGGTGCTCTGGAGAAAATGATAAGAGGATTTGCAGAGAGGGATGGCGAAGAAGTGATCAAGCTGGAGCTGGGCAACACCTTCAACTCACTGACAAAGGCATACCACTGCTACAATTTGTATTCCTGGGAGCACAGATTGATACTCACTCCGTCCCAAAAT ATATGGAAAGAGCCGGCTCAATCCTGA
- the LOC141029373 gene encoding protein synthesis inhibitor I-like — protein sequence MDWEEAATLQVEAVAAAAVDLSPVEAVAAAEEVEADTSVNRSIVNNQRLTPIAKLLITLVGVVIAFQPASAIKIPESINGVPLIGMEADLEDYARLAREGRRVAKMRSPFTMSREGLPVLENQTGVAKPPPAWLYNKIVNGHDQVVFLIRSDNLYIGGYINPQGIIHSFAEYSSMLPGSISLGIGGSYRDLVGRRSNLANLDLGKRAMKRALKILSRYKHGVSDFFQMTTSLARYSVVLCEAQRFTEIHESLLDKWNSRTGYYIQRPKELLVSWASLSCGVLEKWKPTLKYGKTYYYETLWNYDNVRFKLRTSKTGAPYLLRLLIKGKRCQDSIMGWGHRP from the exons ATGGACTGGGAAGAAGCGGCGACTTTGCAGGTGGAGGCcgtagcggcggcggcggttgatTTGTCGCCGGTGGAGGCCgtagcggcggcggaggaggttgAGGCGGACACATCAGTCAACCGCAGCATCGTCAACAATCAG AGACTCACTCCTATTGCAAAGCTTCTCATTACATTGGTAGGAGTTGTAATTGCATTTCAACCTGCTAGTGCTATCAAGATTCCTGAGAGTATTAATGG AGTGCCACTTATTGGGATGGAAGCGGATCTAGAGGACTATGCTAGGTTGGCTCGGGAAGGACGTCGAGTAGCCAAAATGCGCTCGCCATTTACCATGTCAAGGGAAGGTCTGCCTGTGCTTGAAAATCAGACTGGAGTTGCAAAACCACCGCCGGCCTGGTTATATAACAAGATTGTAAATGGCCATGATCAGGTGGTATTTCTGATTAGAAGCGATAACCTGTATATCGGTGGATACATAAATCCCCAAGGAATTATCCATTCATTCGCCGAATATTCAAGTATGCTCCCCGGATCCATTTCTCTAGGAATCGGTGGAAGTTATAGAGACCTAGTTGGTCGTAGGTCAAACCTTGCAAACCTTGATCTAGGCAAAAGGGCAATGAAGAGAGCTTTGAAGATTCTTTCTCGGTACAAACATGGAGTCAGCGACTTCTTTCAGATGACAACTTCACTGGCAAGGTACTCTGTAGTATTATGTGAGGCACAGAGGTTCACGGAGATTCATGAATCTTTACTTGATAAATGGAACTCAAGGACTGGATACTATATTCAGCGGCCTAAGGAGCTCTTAGTTAGCTGGGCTTCACTGTCGTGTGGTGTGCTGGAGAAGTGGAAACCCACCCTCAAATATGGTAAAACCTATTATTATGAGACATTGTGGAACTATGACAATGTACGGTTCAAACTTAGAACATCAAAAACAGGAGCTCCATATCTCTTGAGACTGCTGATAAAGGGCAAAAGATGCCAGGATAGCATAATGGGCTGGGGCCACCGCCCTTAG
- the LOC141029375 gene encoding uncharacterized protein produces MVFEDESSDDLSNLQISSSEDGMHYQIPASIEDQDYNGLEKASEGLCVEHRLPTERRVAFESFETGRRFLVCAQPESENCGFLAWVDPEWPPTMQNALLKLWEMFEDSRHARRKDNLESSLTIHHLKEEKRNLDANYDKLVEDVHQLLGAQEDRVLDLSYVQAKEKRAEVASASAVAGMKNEMEKKEAENLKLKEKYKVLMNLLEAQGSVIRNLKTNHLKEKEKLTEGNNNLKIQVDELTKSVKKLTEENVQLNLHMYDLKRGHENLIKCRDELKLQLAVQFNSLEKSKEKLKLIHDILKE; encoded by the exons ATGGTCTTCGAGGATGAGAGCAGCGATGACTTGTCCAACCTGCAGATCTCCTCCTCCGAAGACGGTATGCATTATCAG ATTCCTGCTAGCATTGAAGACCAAGACTACAATGGCTTGGAGAAGGCATCAGAAGGGCTCTGCGTGGAGCATCGGCTGCCAACTGAGCGTCGTGTAGCTTTTGAATCATTTGAGACGGGCAGGAGGTTTCTAGTTTGTGCTCAGCCT GAAAGTGAGAATTGTGGTTTTCTTGCGTGGGTTGACCCAGAGTGGCCTCCCACAATGCAAAATGCATTGTTGAAGCTTTGGGAAATGTTTGAAGACAGCAGGCATGCTAGGAGGAAGGATAACCTGGAAAGTTCACTTACTATCCACCACCTTAAAGAAGAGAAAAGGAATCTGGATGCCAACTATGACAAACTAGTTGAAGATGTCCATCAACTTCTCGGTGCACAGGAGGACAGGGTGTTGGATTTGAGCTATGTGCAAGCTAAGGAGAAGAGAGCTGAGGTTGCCAGTGCATCAGCTGTGGCTGGCATGAAGAATGAGATGGAGAAGAAAGAGGCAGAGAACTTGAAGCTGAAAGAGAAGTATAAAGTGCTGATGAACCTGCTAGAAGCTCAAGGCAGTGTCATTAGGAACCTGAAGACGAATCATTTGAAAGAGAAGGAAAAGCTAACTGAAGGCAACAACAATTTAAAGATTCAGGTTGATGAGCTCACCAAGTCTGTGAAAAAACTCACAGAAGAGAATGTGCAGCTGAACCTTCACATGTATGATCTCAAGAGGGGACATGAGAATCTGATAAAATGCAGGGATGAGTTAAAGCTCCAGCTAGCTGTTCAGTTCAATTCACTTGAGAAGAGCAAAGAGAAGTTGAAGTTGATCCATGACATCTTGAAGGAATGA